In Rhodamnia argentea isolate NSW1041297 chromosome 11, ASM2092103v1, whole genome shotgun sequence, one genomic interval encodes:
- the LOC115727327 gene encoding E3 ubiquitin-protein ligase RNF185 isoform X3 — MESGAGESTSKLAQSVSSSDNSSNDAGDFECNICLELAHDPVLTLCGHLYCWPCLYRWLRHHSHCHECPVCKALIQEEKLVPLYGRGKTQTDPRSKSYPGIEIPNRPSGQRPETAPPPEANQFANYGFGFMGGFMPMAYARIGNFTLSTAFGGLIPALFNVQFHGFQDATVYGTTSGYPYGFNTFHGGHAHGFPQTAVRGQQADTVLKNLLLLIGVFVVLALLCW, encoded by the coding sequence ATGGAAAGCGGGGCTGGAGAATCGACGAGTAAGCTGGCCCAAAGTGTGTCTTCCTCCGACAACAGTAGCAATGATGCAGGCGATTTCGAATGCAACATTTGCCTTGAATTGGCTCATGACCCTGTCCTGACCCTTTGTGGTCACCTCTATTGTTGGCCCTGTCTCTACAGGTGGCTGCGCCATCACTCGCATTGCCACGAATGCCCAGTATGCAAGGCCCTTATACAAGAGGAGAAATTAGTCCCTCTTTACGGAAGGGGGAAGACTCAGACGGACCCGAGATCCAAATCTTATCCTGGAATTGAGATCCCCAATCGCCCTTCGGGACAAAGGCCCGAAACTGCTCCGCCTCCAGAAGCGAATCAGTTCGCAAATTATGGGTTTGGTTTCATGGGAGGGTTCATGCCGATGGCCTATGCTAGGATTGGGAACTTCACGCTCTCCACTGCCTTTGGCGGTCTAATCCCTGCTCTGTTCAATGTGCAATTCCATGGATTTCAGGATGCCACCGTGTATGGGACGACGTCGGGTTATCCCTATGGCTTCAACACATTCCACGGTGGTCATGCCCATGGTTTTCCGCAGACGGCTGTGCGAGGCCAGCAGGCAGATACCGTGTTGAAGAACCTTCTTCTACTCATTGGAGTCTTTGTGGTTCTTGCGCTGCTTTGCTGGTGA
- the LOC115727327 gene encoding E3 ubiquitin ligase rnf-5 isoform X1, giving the protein MLTRSKLDRPIGSRGRARSVRDLDSTSEWDIGRIPSNLLLRLLLLLPSSSYTIELFGNHGTDGPLILLLLPFDWLKLRLDSFGGYLMESGAGESTSKLAQSVSSSDNSSNDAGDFECNICLELAHDPVLTLCGHLYCWPCLYRWLRHHSHCHECPVCKALIQEEKLVPLYGRGKTQTDPRSKSYPGIEIPNRPSGQRPETAPPPEANQFANYGFGFMGGFMPMAYARIGNFTLSTAFGGLIPALFNVQFHGFQDATVYGTTSGYPYGFNTFHGGHAHGFPQTAVRGQQADTVLKNLLLLIGVFVVLALLCW; this is encoded by the exons ATGCTTACGAGGAGCAAACTCGACCGTCCGATCGGCTCCCGCGGACGTGCCAGATCCGTGCGAGATCTCGACTCCACCTCCGAGTGGGACATCGGCAGAATTCCCTCGaaccttcttcttcgtcttctccttcttcttccttcatcgTCCTATACCATCGAACTCTTCGGTAACCACGGCACCGACGGACCCCTGATCCTACTTCTTTTGCCCTTCGATTGGCTCAAGCTCCGCTTGGATTCATTCGGTG GTTACTTGATGGAAAGCGGGGCTGGAGAATCGACGAGTAAGCTGGCCCAAAGTGTGTCTTCCTCCGACAACAGTAGCAATGATGCAGGCGATTTCGAATGCAACATTTGCCTTGAATTGGCTCATGACCCTGTCCTGACCCTTTGTGGTCACCTCTATTGTTGGCCCTGTCTCTACAGGTGGCTGCGCCATCACTCGCATTGCCACGAATGCCCAGTATGCAAGGCCCTTATACAAGAGGAGAAATTAGTCCCTCTTTACGGAAGGGGGAAGACTCAGACGGACCCGAGATCCAAATCTTATCCTGGAATTGAGATCCCCAATCGCCCTTCGGGACAAAGGCCCGAAACTGCTCCGCCTCCAGAAGCGAATCAGTTCGCAAATTATGGGTTTGGTTTCATGGGAGGGTTCATGCCGATGGCCTATGCTAGGATTGGGAACTTCACGCTCTCCACTGCCTTTGGCGGTCTAATCCCTGCTCTGTTCAATGTGCAATTCCATGGATTTCAGGATGCCACCGTGTATGGGACGACGTCGGGTTATCCCTATGGCTTCAACACATTCCACGGTGGTCATGCCCATGGTTTTCCGCAGACGGCTGTGCGAGGCCAGCAGGCAGATACCGTGTTGAAGAACCTTCTTCTACTCATTGGAGTCTTTGTGGTTCTTGCGCTGCTTTGCTGGTGA
- the LOC115727327 gene encoding E3 ubiquitin ligase rnf-5 isoform X2, which yields MLTRSKLDRPIGSRGRARSVRDLDSTSEWDIGRIPSNLLLRLLLLLPSSSYTIELFGNHGTDGPLILLLLPFDWLKLRLDSFGYLMESGAGESTSKLAQSVSSSDNSSNDAGDFECNICLELAHDPVLTLCGHLYCWPCLYRWLRHHSHCHECPVCKALIQEEKLVPLYGRGKTQTDPRSKSYPGIEIPNRPSGQRPETAPPPEANQFANYGFGFMGGFMPMAYARIGNFTLSTAFGGLIPALFNVQFHGFQDATVYGTTSGYPYGFNTFHGGHAHGFPQTAVRGQQADTVLKNLLLLIGVFVVLALLCW from the exons ATGCTTACGAGGAGCAAACTCGACCGTCCGATCGGCTCCCGCGGACGTGCCAGATCCGTGCGAGATCTCGACTCCACCTCCGAGTGGGACATCGGCAGAATTCCCTCGaaccttcttcttcgtcttctccttcttcttccttcatcgTCCTATACCATCGAACTCTTCGGTAACCACGGCACCGACGGACCCCTGATCCTACTTCTTTTGCCCTTCGATTGGCTCAAGCTCCGCTTGGATTCATTCG GTTACTTGATGGAAAGCGGGGCTGGAGAATCGACGAGTAAGCTGGCCCAAAGTGTGTCTTCCTCCGACAACAGTAGCAATGATGCAGGCGATTTCGAATGCAACATTTGCCTTGAATTGGCTCATGACCCTGTCCTGACCCTTTGTGGTCACCTCTATTGTTGGCCCTGTCTCTACAGGTGGCTGCGCCATCACTCGCATTGCCACGAATGCCCAGTATGCAAGGCCCTTATACAAGAGGAGAAATTAGTCCCTCTTTACGGAAGGGGGAAGACTCAGACGGACCCGAGATCCAAATCTTATCCTGGAATTGAGATCCCCAATCGCCCTTCGGGACAAAGGCCCGAAACTGCTCCGCCTCCAGAAGCGAATCAGTTCGCAAATTATGGGTTTGGTTTCATGGGAGGGTTCATGCCGATGGCCTATGCTAGGATTGGGAACTTCACGCTCTCCACTGCCTTTGGCGGTCTAATCCCTGCTCTGTTCAATGTGCAATTCCATGGATTTCAGGATGCCACCGTGTATGGGACGACGTCGGGTTATCCCTATGGCTTCAACACATTCCACGGTGGTCATGCCCATGGTTTTCCGCAGACGGCTGTGCGAGGCCAGCAGGCAGATACCGTGTTGAAGAACCTTCTTCTACTCATTGGAGTCTTTGTGGTTCTTGCGCTGCTTTGCTGGTGA